One Pseudomonadota bacterium genomic window, GATCTTGGCCGGGAACATCGAGAAGCAACCGATCCGCCCGATCGTCCCGAGCGTCCGCCCCTTGTACTTCCCGCCGTGGCACTGCGCACAGTCCTCGATGACGACGAGGTCCCTGCGCCGCGCGATCTCGAGGATCGGGTCCATGTCGCACGCGTGGCCGTACAGGTGCACGCAGACGATCGCCTTCGTGCGCGGGGTCACGCGCCGCTCGAGGTCGGCGGGATCGATGACGTGCGTCGCCTCGTCGATGTCGGCGAACACGGGCGTCGCGCCGCACGCGGTGATCGCCTCCGCGGTCGCGATGAAGGTGTTGGCGACCGTGATCACCTCGTCGCCCGGCCCGACGCCGCAGGCGGACGCCGCGAGCCGGACCGCCTCGGTGCCGTTGGCGACGCCGACCGCGCGCGCCGCGCCGATCCACGCCGCGAAGGAGCGCTCGAACTCGGCCACCGTCGGGCCCATGATGAAGGAGGCGCTGCCGAGCGTCTCGGCGATCGCGCGATCGATCTCCCCGCGGATCGACTCGTAGCCCGCGACGAGGTCGACGAGCGGGATCCTCATGGCCGCCGCACCTCGCGCGCCGGGTTCCCGGCGACGACCGCGCCGGGCGGCACGTCCTTCGTCACGACGGCGCCCGCGCCGACGGTCGCGCCCTCCCCGATGACGACCGGGAGGAGCGTCGCGTTCGATCCGATCGACGCGCCCCGCTTGATGACGGTCTTCTTCCAAGCGGCGTCCGTGCCGGTGCGCCTGCGCGACGGGGGGAAGAGGTCGTTGACCGTGACGACGCCGTGCCCGATGAACACGTCGTCCTCGACCTCGACGAGGGTGCACAGCGTCGTGTGGGAGGAGACGATCACGTTGTCCCCGATGACGACGCCCTTCTGGATCTCGACGAACGAGCCGATGTTGCAGTTGCGCCCGATCCGGCACCCGTAGAGGTTCACGTAGTGCCAGATCCTCGTGCCCTCTCCGATCTCGCAGTCCTGGATGTTCTGCTCCACGTCACACGCTCTTCGGCCGGCCGGTCAAGGGCGGCTGCTCGTTCAGCTTGAAGGCCGCGTCCGGGCCTGTCAACGGCAGCCGCACCTCGCGCCGCGCCAGCGCGGACACGTACGCCGCCTGCATCACCTCGACCGACTCCCGGCCCTGCGCGCTGTTGGTCTTGATCTCCTGCCCGTCGAGCAGCACCGCGATCGCGTTCTCGATGACGTCGCCGTGGCGCGACTGCGAGCCCTTGTACGTCCCGTCGGCGCCCGGCAGGAGCGGCGCCTCGTCGGCGCCCGCGGGGCGCGGGAGGTCGCGCACGTCCCAGTGCTCGAGGGCGTTCAGGTACTGGCCGCCGATCTTGACCGTGCCGTCCGTCCCGACCACGATCAGCGAGCCCTCGACGCTCTGCCGGTAGGTGCAGGTCGTGTACTTGAGGACGCCGAGCGCGCCGCTCGCGAAGGCGATCTCGACGAGCCCCGTGTCCTCGGTCTCGATGTAGTCGTGGGCGAGGTTCGTCATGCGCGCGCTCACGGACGATGCCGGGCCGCCGATCCAGAGCATGAGGTCGAGGAAGTGGCTGCACTGGGTCATGAGCGCGCCGCCGTCCTCGGCCATGGTGCCCTTCCAGGCGTCCTTCTCGTAGTAGGCGCGGTTGCGGTTCCACAGCACGTCCGCGCCGACGAGCGTGATGCGGCCGAGCCGCTCGTGGAACATAGCGTCCTTGAGCGCCCGAACCGGGGCGTTGAAGCGGTTCTGCTTGACGAGGAAGAAGCGCCGGCCGCTCGCCCGCTCGGCCGCGATCACCCGATCGCAGTCCGCGACGTTGAGCGCCATCGGCTTCTCGCAGAGCACGTTGACCCCGGCCGCGAGCGCCGCGATCGACATCTCGGCGTGCATCCCGCTCGGCGTGCAGATCGAGACGATGTCCAGCGGGATCGCGAGCAGCTCCTCGAGCGCGAGGCAGGCCGTGCCGCCGTACTCGGACGCGAACGCCTTCGCCCTCTCGCCGCGGACGTCGCACACGGTCGCGAGCTCGGCGCGGGGGTTGTCCCGGATGTGCGCCGCGTGCCGCGAGCCGATGCGGCCGCAGCCGACGACGCCGAAGCGGATCTTCCTGCCTGTGTCCATGCGCCGGAGCTTGCCGCATCCGCGCCCCGGATCGCCAGCGATTTCTTGCGGCGCATTCGTTTGATGGTGTGGTAGTCTGAACACCTCAACGTCCGCTTCACGATGGGGGTGTCACCATGCCGAATTCGCAGCTGGAGATCACAAGGATCGGCTCGAGAATGATTCGGGGGGGGATTCTCCTTTTCGGGCTGTTCTTCTTCCATCCGGAGTCTGCTGAAGCTCAGTGGGTGAACGCCTACTCCGCTAGCCAGAACGACGTAGTCGAATCGGTCGCCTGGGTCGACGAGCCGACGCTCGGCAAGGCGATCGCCATCGCCGGCCACTCCAACTCCTTCAGCGAGGATGACTCGACCCAGGCATGGGTCGCGCTCATCGATCCGGGCGGCGACTACCTCTGGTCGAACCTGTACGGATTAAGCACGCTGGCACAGGCCATCTCACCGGTGGTCGACGAGGCCGGACTTCTGCAGAGCCTCGCCGTGGCCGGATTCAGAAACGGCGCATGGCTGATGGAGATCAAACCCGACACCGGGGACGTCTCATGGCAGTGCGAGTATCCTGGCTTGAGTATTGCCAACGCCGTGGTCCCAACAGGCGACGGGCAGTTCGTTTTCGCAGGCAGCGTAACAGAACCTGGTGGATCTGCAGTCTTCGTCGCGAAAACCTTACGGACAGCCTTCAACCCGTGCGGCTTATCCTGGATCGAAGTTTTCGGAGAAGGAGACGACGAAACCGATGAGGCAATGGCGATCTCCGCGACTTCCGACGGGGGCTACATTGTGGCTGGCACTACGCGACGATATTCCGCGAATGGAGATGGAATTGTTTTCAAGCTCTCCCCCGACGGCACGCCTCAATGGCAGTCCACGCTTTCATCGACGATATCTCCCGTGAACGGTCACGTAGATTTCCAAGACGTTATCGAAGTCAGAGATTCCGAGGGGTACCCCGATGGCTACCTCGCAGTCGGTTCGTTCTGGTTTCTGGATGGCGGATGGGACCTCAACATGGTTCTGACACGGCTCAATCCGGCGGACGGATCGGAACGGTGGACCAAGTTATTGGGTTACGGTGACGATGGAGAATCTGTCTCCGCATTCGGTGTGGTCCAGAGCCCGGACGGCGCCTTTTCCATCGTTGGAGATGGGCGTTCACCACCTCCTGGTCCTTGGATTCATGAGGATTTACTCATATTGAAAGCGAGAGAATACGTAGACGGCCTCGGCCAGCCTTCATTGGAAATCGAATGGCAGCACGAGCTGAACTCGGGAGAGATTGGAGACAACGAATTCGCCTGGGCACGCAGTGTGACCGGCACTCCGGGCGGCGGGCTGATCGTCGGTGGGTTCTACTCGAACGCGCCTTTCATGGACAAAGATCCGTTGCTGATGCGCCTCAATGAGGAAGGCGATATCCCACCCGATTGCCTAGTCGACGCCAATCCGTCGCTCGAGGAAACTTTCCATGATTACGTTCTCGAACCAATCCTCGACGAGCCAGAATCGGTCACGCCTACGGCCGGGACCGAAACCGCGGAAACTCCGACGCCCCAGGTACTTCTACTGCGTTACGGCTGCAGTCCCTGCGTCAAGCACGTGAACGTGAACATTCCGCCTGAGATGGCCGGAGATGGTGAGACGTGGGAAACCGCTATCGCCGACCTCCAGGAGGGCATCGACGCGGCCGAAGCAGAGATCATCGGCCCAAGCGGAGGGCCAGGCTACTGCGAGGTCTGGGTCGCTCGCGGCGATTACTACGTTTACGATGACGACCCGTCGAACACGATCCAGATGAAGGCCGGCGTGCACGTATACGGCGGCTTTTCGGGCGGTACTCCTCCCGATAGCTACGGTTGGGAGGGCTCGCGCGACGATCGGAACTGGGAGTGGAACGTCACTCGGATCATCGGTGCGGATGGTCCGACACCCACGGCGCGCGTCCACCATGTCGTGACCGCACCCATCACCAACCCGTCCACGCTCGACGGCTTCCACGTGCTGGGCGGAAGAGCAAACGGCGATCCCGGACTCGACCGCTGGGGCGGCGGCATGGTCAACGTCTTCTCCTCGCCGAAGATCGCGAACTGCACCTTCTACGACAACATCGCGTGGTGGGGCGGCGCGATGGCGAACGTCTTCGCGGCGCCCGACGTCGTCAGTTGCACTTTCAAGACATCGCACAACGATCCCGGCTTCAATCAACCCAACGCCGCGTTCGCGGGCGGCGCGATCTTCAACTGGGGATGGGCGCCCTGGAGCGGCGACGGACCGACCGTCGACGGCTGCACTTTCGCCGACAACTACGCCAAGTACTACTATGGTGGGGCAATCCACAACCAGAACTCTCCGGCAGAGATCGTCGATTCGACCTTCATCGGCAACCACGCGTACGCCGGCGGCGCCGTGTCGATCGGGCAGACCGTCGATGGGATGGGCGCGCCATCGATTGAGGCGTGCACGTTCAACGACAACGTTGCGAGCCGTTGGTGGGATACGAACAACGGCGGATTCGGAGGCGCCACGGCGGCGTTCTTCGGGCAGTATGTCTATTCCGAGTACACGACGGTCGAGAACAGCCTGTTCGACAACAACTCCACCGGATCCCAGACGGGCGGCGCGATCGCGGCGGTCACGCTCTCGGGCACACCCAAGGTCAGCCTCGTCAACTGCACGATCGCCGACAACTGGACCGGTGGCGTATCCTGGTACGCGGAGTCGACTTCCGGCGCCCCGCCGGTCGTCTACAACTCCATCCTCTGGACCAACGGCCCGTACGAGATATCTCCGGACTGCGACAGCGGCGCGATCGTCTACTACACCGACGTCATGGGCGGCGCCGGGTGCGAGGGGTTCGCGGGAAATCTGGGAGACGACCCCGCCGATGACCCCGACTTCGGGTCAGGTACCTACCACTTGGAATGGGACTCCCCCTGCATCGACACAGCGAATCCAGCGGCAGCGCCCCTAACGGACCTCGACGGCGAGTATCGCGACTCGCTGCCCGACATGGGCGCCTACGAGTTCTTCCCGGAAGAGGAGGAGTAGATGATGCGAACCGACTCCATCCTCCTCCTCTCACTCCTCCTGCTTGCGCTCTCGTGCAGTGACAATCCTTCCGTTTTCGGACCGGACGCTAGCGATGCGGATTCGGACTCCGACAACGACACGGATTCCGATTCCGACATCGATACCGATTCGGATTCAGATACCGACACGGACACCGATACCGAGACTTGCGTCGAGGTCGAATGGGTCGTAGTCGAAGGTGGTGTCTTCATGATGGGGGGACCTGAAGACACGATGTCAGGAGATCGCCTCCCCATACATGAGGTGACTGTACCTTCATTCGAAATGACGCGCACAGAGGTGACAGCGGCCGAATACCGCTGCTGTTTTCTCGAAGGCGCCTGCACCGAGCCGCAGCCGCCGGGCTACGAGCCCGACACGGACGATCCGTGGGCGAGCCTCGAGAACTGCAACTGGGACTTGCAGGAAGAGGACGACCGCCCGATCAACTGCGTCAACTGGCAGCAGGCGGTCGATTTCTGCACGTGGGCCGGCGGACGGCTTCCGAGCGAGGCGGAGTGGGAGTACGCGGCGCGCAGCCAGGGTCAGAACGTGACCTACCCGTGGGGCGAGGAGGAGCCGTCATGCGATCTCTGCGTCATGAACGATGCGATGGGAATGCCCGGCTGCGACGAGGAGCGCACGTGGGACGTGTGCAGCAAGCCCTCCGGCAACACCGAGCAGGGGCTGTGCGACATGGCAGGGAACGTGCACGAGTGGGTTCAGGACTGCTACCACCCGAACTACGATGCCGCCCCTGTCGACGGTAGTGCGTGGACTACGGGTTGCCCGAGCCCTACAGATGAGCGCATCATTCGAGGAGCCTCATTCATCGAGGGGAGTTCAACGTACTTTGAAGTCGCAGAAAGGGGGAGGTCCGAAATTGAGAAATGGTTCGTGTTTCTCGGAATTCGATGCGCTCGATAGTCGTGCACTCATTACCTGGTGTGCGCGTTGAAATGACTGGTCGAACCAACGGCCCGTACGGGATATCTCCGGACTGCGACAGCGGCGCGATGGTCTACTACACCGACGTCATGGGCGGCGAGTGATCCCCCTCCTTTTGCGAGCGAATCCGGACGGTGCTAGAAGAACCTCATGAAGTCGGAAGCGAGGAAACCGCTGTGAAGCCCCCCGCGATCGAGTCGCTGGGCGAGATCCGTCCCGCGTGCGGCCCGTCGTGCGGTCCCGCGGCCGCCGCGCCCTGCTGAGGCCCCGTGACCCGGCCCCGTGCGGGCCGCGACCCTCTGGCCCAGCCGTTCGTCGAAGGCGCATTCGAGACGCCCGGCGGGCCGATCCTGCGCGTCCTATCCACCCTGAGCGCCGCGGACCGTCGCGGCGGCGCAAAGGTCCGCTGGGGGATCGGCCGCATGGACTACCTCGTCGAGCCCGGGCTCTACGCCGTGGGCTCGCCGGGCGTAGACTCCCCGGTGCTCGTCTCCGCCAACTACAAGCTCTCCTTCGACGCGCTCCGCGCGAGCCTCGCCGGCCGCAGCGCGTTCCTGCTCGTCGTCGACACCCACGGCATCAACGTCTGGTGCGCCGCGGGCAAGGGGACGTTCTCGGCCACGGAGGTCACGCGCCGCATCGCCGAGACGCACCTCGTGGAGATCGTGGCCCAAAGGCGCGTGATCCTGCCGCAGCTCAGCGCCCCGGGCGTTACCGCGCGCGAGGTCGAGGCCGCGACCGGGTTCAAGGCGGTGTTCGGGCCGGTGCGCTCCGAGGATCTCCCGGCGTACCTGGACGCCGGCTGCCGCGCGACCCCGGCCATGCGCAGCAAGTCGTTCGAGCTCGCGGAGCGCGCCGTCCTCGTGCCCATGGAGCTCGTCCCGGCGCTCAAGTGGGTCGCCGCCCTCGCCGCGGCGCTCGTCCTCCTGTCCGGGCTCGGCGGGGCCGGCGGCTACCTCTCGGAGATGGCGTCACACGGACCGATCGCGGCGCTCGCGGCCGTCGTCATCCTGCTCGCGGGAGCCGTCGCGACGCCGATCCTCCTCCCCTGGCTCCCGGGCCGCGCGTTCTCGCTGAAGGGGGCGATCGCCGGTCTCCTCGCCTTCGCCCCGTCCGCAATCGCGGCGTGGCTCCTGCTCGACGGCGGAGCCGGCGTCCCCCTCGCGCTCGAGCTCTCGGGGCTCGGCCTGATCGCCATGGCCGGTGCCGCCTTCCTGGCGCTCAACTTCACGGGCGCGACGACCTACACGTCGCTCTCCGGCGTGAAAAGGGAAATGCGCTTCGCCGTTCCCATCGAGATCGCCGGGGCGGTCGCGGGCCTCGGGCTCTGGCTCGCCGGGAGGTTGCTGTCATGACCGAGCGCGCGGGATCGAAGCTCGTCTACCTCGCGGACGTGGTCACCTTGAGGCTCGATCCGGAGAAGTGCACGGGTTGCCGGATGTGCGCGACCGTCTGCCCGCGCGGCGTCTGGGCGTTCGCGGACAAGAAGGCGGTGATATCCGAGCGCGACGCGTGCATCGAGTGCGGCGCCTGCGCCCGCAACTGCGCCGACGGGGCGATTTCGGTCCAGACCGGCGTCGGCTGCGCCAACGCGATCATCAATTCCTACTTCTCCAAGAACAAGGGCGTCTGCTGCGGCTGAGCCCCCTGCCCCATAATTGGGCCTTAGAGATACCAACTGGACCGTCTTTTCCCTGCACTGCTCTCGCTGCCCACGCACCGCGGCCACGAGGGCCGCGGGCCGCGCCTGTTTTGACCAGGAAAACCAATCAGATCGAAGCACGCTCCTCCCTCGCTGCCGCCATGCTGCCGTAACTCCCACGGTCCAGCAGCTTCGCGGCCTCTCGTCGCGCCACCGGGCTCAGGTGCGCGTAGCGCATCGTCATCTTGATGTCCGCGTGCCCCAACATCTCCTGCACCGTCTTGATCGGCGCTCCCAACATCACGAGGTGGCTCGCGAACGTGTGCCGCAGGTCGCGCCACGTGACGTGCCGTAGCCCCGCCTTGTCGCAGATCCGTTCGAGCGGTCGCCTGATGTGGTCCCGCGTCAGCATCGTTCCGTCCGGCGCGCAGAACACGATGTCGCTCCGAAGGTGCCGGTGCTCCTTCAGCACCGCCACCGCGTCGTCCCCGATCTCGATGACCCGCGCCTTGTTGCTCTTCGGCGAAAGCACCTCGCCCCGCACGAAGTTCTCACACACGCGGACGCGACCGGCGACGAGGTCGACGTTCGGCCAGCGCAACGCCAGAAACTCCCCGGTCCGCATCCCGGTCTTGAGCACCGTGTGCAAGAGCGCGAACTGCTCGGGGAACCCGAGCCGACACGCTTCGAGCAACCGATCCGCTTCTTCGAAATCGAGGAAATCGAACTCCAAGGGCGGCTCCCTGAGCCGCGTGATCCGAGGCGCGTGGTCGATGATCTTCCACTCGGCCGCAACGACGAGAAGCCGACCCAGCACCTTCAGGTGATGATTCACCGTGGTCGCCTCGTAGTCGTCGCCGAGCTTCTTCGCCTTGTACTGCTCCACCTGCCTCGGTCCGATCTCGTCCAGCCGGAGAGGCCCCAGCTCGGGCACGAGGTGCGTCTTCAGGATCATCCGCTTGGACGCCACCTCGCTCGGACGGTTGTTCGCGACCGCGTAGTTGTCGACGAACTCGCCCGAGAACTTCTCCAACGTCGGGACTTCCTTTTTCTCCTCCTTTCCGCCGACGGCGCCGCTCGCGAGCGTGGCTCTGACCTCGCGCTCGTACCGCAACGCCCCGGCCCTGGTCTGCACAGGCGCCTTTCGACGCACGCGCACAGGCTCGCCGACCAAGGGCTCGTACACGACATCGACCATCCAGTATGCGTGCATCCCGTCAGCCCCCGGATATCGGCGCTTCACTTTTCTCACACTCATGAAAACCTCCGAGTGTGAGACGGAGCCGTTACCCACGGCCAAGATATCACGTTCTGTGGGAGCGTGAGCATCTTCCTAGTGTTTGCGTCTCGAACGGCGCGGCTCTCCGCTGTTCAGCCACTCGACGACGACCTTCGTCGAAAACCGGATCGCCCTCCCGAGCCGCTGTCCGCCCGGGATCTCGCCGCGCCGGTGCATGGAGTAGACGAGGTTCTGACGCACGCGTAGGAACCGCGCGATCTCCGCGACCGTCGCCACGGGAGGCAGATCTTCCGCGCGAACGACCTCCTCCCGGCTGTCGTCTTCAACGTCGGTTTCACGCCGTGCACTCTCCGCTTTCTCTGGCGCGCGTTCGGTTTCTGTTCCGTTTTCTTGGGTCATAATTTTCTCCGTGCGCGGGCCGAAGCCCGGCGCGCGATCGGCTCGGCGATCGGAGTGCCGAACCGTCTCGTTCCGTGGGCAAACGGTCGGCTCGTTCCGAATCGGACGTATTTTTCTGCCGGGTTTTTCACGGCTTATTCGCGGGTTTGGACCGGCACTTTCCAGGCTCAACGACGGGTCAAAACCGGAGACTTTGTCCACGAAAGCCCAGGGAAACCCATGGTGCGTGTGGGCAAACCCACGGTGAACGGTGGTGACGTCCACAGCCATCGCCGCGCGGAGGTGCCTCGCACCGCCGGTCTTCGCCAACGGATCGCGATCGCGGTCGGGTGTCTTCGCGGTCGAGATCATTTCTCGCCCTCCGTTCCCTTTGCGATCGCGCCCAGCTCCTCTCGCAGCGTGGCGAGAAGATCGGCCTTCATCTTCTCGGTTACGCTTGCCGTCACCTGGGCGGTGACGCGCGCCGTGATCTCTGCTTCGAGCTTGGCTTGGCGCTCCTCCTCCTGCGTGCGCAGCTCCAGTTCCTCCCAGCGGCGTTGGTCTTCCCACTTGCCGTCCAGGGTATCGACGCCCTGTTCGGCGGCCTGGTCGTACTGCTCCCCGAGGAGGTTGCGCTTGTACTGCTCCCAGTACGGCCGCGCCCAGCTCTCGGCCTCGGAGTACTGCTCCAGCTCGCGAACACTGGCGTACTCGTCGATCGGTCGGCTCGTTCTGGCGAGCCAGTCGGCGAGAATGATGTTGATGAGCTGGTTCCGGCTCTTAAACCGCTTGTTATCCACGTAACTGTCGAGCGCCAAGACTAGGGCCTCGGGGGAACGAACCAAGTGCTGCATCGGCATTTCTCCTTCTCTTTATTCCGCCCTTGCTCTCTATGATAGCTCTGCTATCTTTACCTCTGTCAAGCTTTTTCAACCACCGCATTTCTTTGACAAATTAGCCTGACAAAGAATGTTACTAACAAAAATGTTTAGTCGTTCAGTTTTTCTTTTCACAACCTGCGAGGGTGACCGACACTAATAGTACACGTTACTTCGAAGGGGGCGTTTCCAGGGGATACTTTATGTGACAACCCGATGGACAGAGTGCCCAGGTGCGTGAAGTCTTTCATGTAACGTAGTAATTCGGGGGCCGGGGACGAGAAAAGCTAATGAAGAATGTGCAGAAACAGCGCCCGCGATCGATTATAGGCACTGTACTTCACTCCAACGTTCCGTGCGGGTTGTTACTCGCGCAATGAGGGGGGATTCCATGCGAATTGACCGAATGCCAAATACGTTCTTGAAACGTGTTCTATTTACGATCCTGCTCATGGCGACGGTTTCAACCCTTGCAACGACTGCCGCTGCGAGGCAGTCACTTTCTTCTGTTGATCGTATCGCAATGCCTTACATCGACAATCAAGCTCTTATAGAACGGGACAGGGCGGCGGAACTTGCTTCAAATAGTGAGTACTATCTTCCGCAGACCGCAGAACCTGTCGAGGTGTCATTTGACACCGTCTCTGACGGAACTTGGGAGTTGCTTCCCGATGGAAACTATCTCTGGCGGTTGCGGATATATTCCGAAGGAGCAGTTTCTGTTGCTGCAACTCTCGCCGACTTTTTTCTACCGCCAAGCGCTTCTCTCGTTGCTTCCTCACCAGATGGTCGAGACATTCGCGGCCCGTATACAGCCATCAGCACAAATGAATCTGGTCGGTTCTGGGTTCCAAAGGTATTTGGCCCTGAGATTGTGCTAGAGTTGACGGTTTCAGCAGTTGAGAAATCTAGTATCCATTTTCAGGTAATGACAGTTCAACATGGTTATGAACCCGCCATTTTTACAGAGTGTGACTATTGCTGGCCTGATTGCCCGGGTTCTCTAGTCTGCAACGTGGACACGGCATGTATAGATAGTGATGATGAAATTCAATCCGTTCTACCGGATGGCGTGGACTGGTCTTCTATAAAAAGAGCTGTTGGACAGCTGGATATTGCAAACGGGTTATGCAACTGCTCCGGCAGCCTAATGAATAATGCCGATTTTTCCACAGATCTCTTTTTTATGACCGCGAGTCATTGTTTTCGTATTTGTGAAGATGTGAAAGATGTGCCGTTTCAAGACGGACTTGATTCCGTGCAAGTATATTGGAACTACGAGAACAGTTCTTGTAGAAACTATCATCACACAGAAGGCGATGACCGAGAAGTCGGCGATGGGCGGTACTTCGTCACAGGACCCCGTGCCTTTTCATTAATTGAATGGGAATACAGTTACAGCGATTACACGTTGGATGCTATTCTATTGAAACTAGATCCTTCCACGCATCACATT contains:
- a CDS encoding DegT/DnrJ/EryC1/StrS family aminotransferase, coding for MRIPLVDLVAGYESIRGEIDRAIAETLGSASFIMGPTVAEFERSFAAWIGAARAVGVANGTEAVRLAASACGVGPGDEVITVANTFIATAEAITACGATPVFADIDEATHVIDPADLERRVTPRTKAIVCVHLYGHACDMDPILEIARRRDLVVIEDCAQCHGGKYKGRTLGTIGRIGCFSMFPAKILGAFGDAGAVVTDDAALADSIARTRDHGRISKHESASVGCNARLDALQAKILTVKLAHVDGWIAARRRIAASYDAALAGLVGTPQVRDWAFHPFYMYVVRAVRRDALQAHLEAEGIGCGIHYPIPLHLQRAYAHLGVRRGSLPRTERAADEVLSLPLYPELTAQQQASVVAAIAEFVRAEG
- a CDS encoding N-acetyltransferase, with the protein product MEQNIQDCEIGEGTRIWHYVNLYGCRIGRNCNIGSFVEIQKGVVIGDNVIVSSHTTLCTLVEVEDDVFIGHGVVTVNDLFPPSRRRTGTDAAWKKTVIKRGASIGSNATLLPVVIGEGATVGAGAVVTKDVPPGAVVAGNPAREVRRP
- a CDS encoding Gfo/Idh/MocA family oxidoreductase, coding for MDTGRKIRFGVVGCGRIGSRHAAHIRDNPRAELATVCDVRGERAKAFASEYGGTACLALEELLAIPLDIVSICTPSGMHAEMSIAALAAGVNVLCEKPMALNVADCDRVIAAERASGRRFFLVKQNRFNAPVRALKDAMFHERLGRITLVGADVLWNRNRAYYEKDAWKGTMAEDGGALMTQCSHFLDLMLWIGGPASSVSARMTNLAHDYIETEDTGLVEIAFASGALGVLKYTTCTYRQSVEGSLIVVGTDGTVKIGGQYLNALEHWDVRDLPRPAGADEAPLLPGADGTYKGSQSRHGDVIENAIAVLLDGQEIKTNSAQGRESVEVMQAAYVSALARREVRLPLTGPDAAFKLNEQPPLTGRPKSV
- a CDS encoding formylglycine-generating enzyme family protein, whose product is MMRTDSILLLSLLLLALSCSDNPSVFGPDASDADSDSDNDTDSDSDIDTDSDSDTDTDTDTETCVEVEWVVVEGGVFMMGGPEDTMSGDRLPIHEVTVPSFEMTRTEVTAAEYRCCFLEGACTEPQPPGYEPDTDDPWASLENCNWDLQEEDDRPINCVNWQQAVDFCTWAGGRLPSEAEWEYAARSQGQNVTYPWGEEEPSCDLCVMNDAMGMPGCDEERTWDVCSKPSGNTEQGLCDMAGNVHEWVQDCYHPNYDAAPVDGSAWTTGCPSPTDERIIRGASFIEGSSTYFEVAERGRSEIEKWFVFLGIRCAR
- a CDS encoding acetyl-CoA synthase subunit gamma, producing the protein MTRPRAGRDPLAQPFVEGAFETPGGPILRVLSTLSAADRRGGAKVRWGIGRMDYLVEPGLYAVGSPGVDSPVLVSANYKLSFDALRASLAGRSAFLLVVDTHGINVWCAAGKGTFSATEVTRRIAETHLVEIVAQRRVILPQLSAPGVTAREVEAATGFKAVFGPVRSEDLPAYLDAGCRATPAMRSKSFELAERAVLVPMELVPALKWVAALAAALVLLSGLGGAGGYLSEMASHGPIAALAAVVILLAGAVATPILLPWLPGRAFSLKGAIAGLLAFAPSAIAAWLLLDGGAGVPLALELSGLGLIAMAGAAFLALNFTGATTYTSLSGVKREMRFAVPIEIAGAVAGLGLWLAGRLLS
- a CDS encoding 4Fe-4S binding protein, whose protein sequence is MTERAGSKLVYLADVVTLRLDPEKCTGCRMCATVCPRGVWAFADKKAVISERDACIECGACARNCADGAISVQTGVGCANAIINSYFSKNKGVCCG
- a CDS encoding site-specific integrase, whose translation is MSVRKVKRRYPGADGMHAYWMVDVVYEPLVGEPVRVRRKAPVQTRAGALRYEREVRATLASGAVGGKEEKKEVPTLEKFSGEFVDNYAVANNRPSEVASKRMILKTHLVPELGPLRLDEIGPRQVEQYKAKKLGDDYEATTVNHHLKVLGRLLVVAAEWKIIDHAPRITRLREPPLEFDFLDFEEADRLLEACRLGFPEQFALLHTVLKTGMRTGEFLALRWPNVDLVAGRVRVCENFVRGEVLSPKSNKARVIEIGDDAVAVLKEHRHLRSDIVFCAPDGTMLTRDHIRRPLERICDKAGLRHVTWRDLRHTFASHLVMLGAPIKTVQEMLGHADIKMTMRYAHLSPVARREAAKLLDRGSYGSMAAAREERASI
- a CDS encoding helix-turn-helix domain-containing protein gives rise to the protein MISTAKTPDRDRDPLAKTGGARHLRAAMAVDVTTVHRGFAHTHHGFPWAFVDKVSGFDPSLSLESAGPNPRISREKPGRKIRPIRNEPTVCPRNETVRHSDRRADRAPGFGPRTEKIMTQENGTETERAPEKAESARRETDVEDDSREEVVRAEDLPPVATVAEIARFLRVRQNLVYSMHRRGEIPGGQRLGRAIRFSTKVVVEWLNSGEPRRSRRKH